In Microvirga sp. 17 mud 1-3, the genomic window TGTGGCAGACTTTTTGTGTATTCCCCTTGGCATCCCTTGCCATACAGAACGCCTTACGGCCCAGTTGGTTCGAGGGTCTGACGGCGCAAGGATGATTTTTGCCACGTTTCGGCCAGGGTGCAGGGGAATTCATGAGTGAAACCATGGCAATTGCGGGGGTGGCCCTGGTCACGGGAGGCGCCCGCCGGATCGGCCGCAGCCTCGTCGAGAGGCTCGCCCGGGAAGGGTATTCGGTCGCGATCCATTGCCACCGCTCCGTCACTGATGCGGAGGAGGTAGCCCATGATATCCGTCGCGCCGGCGGGCGGGCCGCCATCGTCAGCGCCGACCTGTCGGATTCTGCAGCCGTCGGCGGGATGGTGGAGGAAGCGCGCGCGGCCCTCGGGCCCCTGACGCTCCTCGTCAACAATGCATCGGAGTTCGAGCCTGACGAGGTCCTGAGCCTGTCGCCGGAGCGCTGGGACCGGCATTTCGCCGTGAACCTGCGGGCACCGGCCCTTCTGGCGCGGGACTTCGCCCATCAGCTGCCAGAGGATGCCGAAGGAAACATCGTCAACATCGTCGATCAGCGCGTCTGGAAGGTCACGCCGCAATTCTTCTCCTACACGCTGACCAAGGCTGCCCTTTACACGGCGACGCAGACCATGGCGCAGGCGCTGGCACCGCGCATCCGGGTGAATGCCATCGGGCCGGGCCCGACCCTCGCCAATGCACGCCAGGAGGCCGAGGATTTCGCCCGGCAGACCGACGCGCTGCTGCTGCGGCGGGGAAGCGGCCTGGACGAGATCGGCGATGCCCTGATGTATCTCGTTCGCGCCCGCAGCGTCACCGGTCAGATGATCGCCGTGGACGGAGGCCAGCACCTCGCCTGGGAGACGCCGGACGTTACAGGTATGAGGGAATGAGCGTGATGGCCGAGATCAGGCGGCCGTAATCGGGCTCGCCGCGATGGGTCGTGCGCCGGTAGCTGAAGAACTGGTCCTCGTGGGAATAGGTGCAGAGGCCCAGATTGGCGAATTCGCCGATCCCGGCCCACTCCAGCCGACGGCCGATATAGGCGGGCAGGTCGAACATGGCATGGCCTTCCCGCGCGCTCGGCCGGAAGAAATCCTCGTTGCCGGAATCGAGCGCGATGAAATTCGCTCTGAATTCGCCGCCGACCTCATAGGCGTCGGGGCCGATGGTGGGCCCCAGCACCGCCACGATCTTGTCGCGCCGCGCCCCGAGCTGCTCCATGGCCTCGAGGGTTGCTTCCAGAATTCCCGAGGAGGCACCGCGCCAGCCCGCATGAGCGGCACCGATGATGCCCACATGAGGATCGGCGAAAAGGACGGGTCCGCAATCCGCCGTCGTGATCCCGAGCGCGATGCCCGGCACGGCCGTCGCCATGCCGTCGGCCTTGGGGCGCTGCCCCTCCCATGGCTTCTCGACGATCACCGCATCGGCCGAATGGACCTGGTGCACGCTGACGAGGGCCTCGGGCGCGACCTCCAGCTCCGCGGCCATGCGGCGGCGGTTCTCGCGCACTTTCTCGGGGTCGTCCGAGGAGCCGAGGCCGCCGTTCAGGGATGCGTAGATTCCCTCCGATACGCCGCCCTCGCGGGTGAAGAAGGCGTGCCGGATGTTGGGATAGGTCGCGAGTTCGGGGGCTTCGACATACATGGGCGTCAGGTCCTCGCCGGAATGGAGGGCAGGGGGGCCAATCCGGGGACGGCCTCGAGGCTCGGATGGCTTAAGGCCAAAACCTTAAAGAGCTCCCCCATCGCCTGTGGGCCGCGGCCGGTCAGGCGCTGGAGGGCATGGTCGATGGTCTCGGCCTGGGCGGGCGAGGCCTGTCGCTTCAGGGTCGCGGCCCGGGCTGCAATGCCGAGGCTTTCGAGGAAATCGCCCTGGGTGGCCATGCCGTGGATCCGCAGGCTTTCGCCCGCGGCCGCCTGGGCAATGCGGTGGAAATCCACATGGGTCGTCAGGTCGGCCTCTCCGGGATCAGCCAGAGGATCCGCATAGGCGTGGCCCTTCACGGCCTGGAGCGTGTCCGCGAAGGCCGGGCCCCAATAGCCGTAATCGATGAACAGAGCCGCCCCCCTCTGCCGGGCGAGCCTGCGGGCGATGCCGGTCGCCACGGCGAGGCCCGCGACAGGCCATTCGAGCATTGCCCCGAGCCGGGGAGGGGAGCCGAGGGAGGCCTCTGGCTCAGGCTTCAGGCCGAAGGCCAGCGCCTCGCCTTCGAGCCCGACCAGGCGCTCGCACCAGCCCCGTTCCGTGCCGATGAACTGGCGCACCGGCAGGGCATCGAAGAACTCGTTGGCGACGATCAGGGTCGGCCCCTCGGGAACATCCTCCAGGCGGTCGTGCCAGGAGACCGGCACGCCGGAGGTGGAGAGGGCCGCCTTCTGGCGCTCCCGCAGGGCCGGGCTCGTCTCCACGAGATGCACGGAGGCAGCGGCCAGGAAATCCGGCATCAGCCGCCCGGCGCGCAGCAGGTCTGCCATCAGCGTACCGCGCCCTGGGCCGAGTTCGACCAGCCGCAGGGACCCGGGTCGTCCCATTGCGTGCCAGGTCTCGAGCATCCACAGGCCGATCAGCTCGCCGAACATCTGGCTGATTTCAGGCGCCGTCGTGAAGTCTCCCGCCGACCCGAGCGGGTCGCGTGTGGCATAGTAATGGGCCAGGCACAGGCTCATGTAGCGCTCGACCGTGATCGGCCCTTCGAGGGCGATGAGGCCGTGCAAGGTCCTGGCGAAGGCGTTCACGCGGCCGTCGCGGCGGTCGAGGACCGCGTCCAGCCCCGGGCCGCGATCCAGATGGCCGCGATCCCGGCGAGCGCCATCGGGACTGACAAGAGCATGCCCATGGTGATGCCGCCTTCCAGGAAACGGACCGAGGAGCCGAACAGGAAGCCGAGCTGCTCGTCCGGCTCGCGGAAGAACTCGCAGGCGATCCGCGCCAGGGCGTAGCCGAGGAGGAAGATCCCACCGACAAGGCCCGGGCGGCGAAAACCGAAGGCCCGGACCGCGACCGTCATGACGATGAACAGGACGAGCCCCTCCGCGAAGGCCTCGTAGAGCTGGCTCGGATGACGCGGGACAGGCCCCCCATGGGGGAAGACGACCGCGTAGGGAAAGTCCGGCGCCGGGCGGCCCCACAATTCGCCGTTGATGAAGTTGGCGATGCGCCCGAAAAACAGGCCGATGGGCGCGACCGTGGAGGCGAGGTCGAGGATCGTCAGCGCATTGAGGCCCCGCGAGCGGGCGAAGAGCACGATTGCGAGCGCGGCTCCGAGGAAGCCCCCGTGGAACGACATGCCGCCCCGCCAGACCGCGAAGATCTCCAGGGGATGCTCCAGATAGGCCTTGAGGTTGTAGAACAAGACGTATCCGGTCCGCCCGCCGAGGACGACCCCGAGCGCCACCCAGACGATGAGATCGTCGATATCCGCGGGCTTCGGCTGCGGCGAGGGTGCCCAGAGATCCGCCCGGGCGGCCAGGCGCTTCGCGTAGAACCAGCCGCCCAGAAGGCCGACCACATAGGCGAGCGCATACCAGCGGATCGCGAAGGGGCCGATCGAGAAGGCGACCGGATCGATGATGGGGAAGGCGAGGCCGGAAGGAGGCATTCGGGGAACCCTGATCGCTTTTCCTGCCATTGGACTGCCGGGGCCCGGATCGTCAACCCTGTTGCGGCCGATGCCAAAAACGCCCACATGTGAGCCCATGCGGGCCCGGCGCCCGCCCCCTCATCACGGACAGACCCATGACCCAGACCTCCAACCGGCTCTTCGATGAACTCTCCCGCCTCGCCACCGATGCCGCCGGCGCCGCGCAGGGCCTCCGCCGGGAAGTCGAGACTGTGGTCAAAAGTCAGATCGAACGCCTGATCCAGGACATGGACGTGGCGACCCGCGAGGAGGTCGAGGTGCTTCGCGAGATGGTCAGGGCCGCCAGGGAGGAGAACGAGCGCCTCGCCGCCAGGATCGCGGCGCTCGAGGCGAAGCACGGGGAAAACCTGCCCGCGAATCCGGCCTCCTGACGCCTTCCACAGCCTTGTGGCTGCCGTGAGGGCAGCTTTTGTGGACAGGTCAGACCGACGCATTGTGACGGGGGTCAAAATCTAAGACTGTCGTTTCATGAGCTGATTCGCGGCGGAATTGGGAATAGCTTCCGGATACCGAAGGTATTTGAAAGCAAAATTTCTGGAATTCGCGTGAATTTACGTTACGGCGTTGCTTGGATGTGCTTGGCATCTTTCAGGCAAGAATTTCATGGAACGAGATGCCTCAGCTTCACATCGAACTTGACCGGCTGGAACATCCGCTCGACGTGGTCGAGCGGCTCGCGTCCTTACGGGACTGGATCTTCGATCGGGCCGAGGCTGACGAGATGTCCGTCTCTGTCTCCGGACGCTGGGCGGACTATCACATCGCCTTCACGTGGATCGAGGACGTGGAGGCGCTTCACGTCGCCTGCGCGTTCGACCTCAAGGTCCCGGATCGCCGCCGGCAGGACCTGCTTCAGCTCATCTCGCGCATCAACGAGCAGCTCTGGGTCGGGCATTTCGATCTCTGGAGCCGGGAGAACGTGGTGATGTTCCGCCATGCCCTCCTGCTGGCCGGCGGGGCGGATCCCACCCAGGGCCAGTGCGAGACCATGCTGCGCGTCGCCGTGGAGGCTTGCGAGCGCTACTTCCAGGCCTTCCAGTTCGTGATGTGGGCCGGCAAGTCTCCGAAGGAGGCCCTCGACGCGGTGCTCTTCGAGACTGAGGGCGAGGCCTGAGCGGCCCTCGACAGGGTCGAGGCGGGCTGGATAGAGTGCGCGCTCCGTCACCGTCTCCTCAAGGTTTTCCATGTCCGAGCCAGCGCGTCACCTGCCGTCCTCCCTCGTTCTCCTCGGAGCCGGCAAGATGGGCGGCGCCATGCTGGAGGGCTGGCTCGCCCAGGGTATGAATCCGCAGGGCGTCACCGTGCTCGACCCGCACCCATCGGACGAGATGGCGCGGCTCTGCGAGAAACGCGGCATCGCCCTCAATCCCTCCCGGCCGGATCAGCCCGAAGTGCTGGTCCTCGCCATCAAGCCGCAGATGCTGGACGAGGCCGCGAAGGACCTGGACGCCCTGATCGGGCCCGGAACCCTCATCGTGTCAATCCTTGCGGGCAAGACCATCGGGGATCTGCGCAAGCGCCTCCCGGAGGCCCGCGCCGTCGTCCGCGCCATGCCGAACCTGCCCGCCAGCATCGGGCGCGGCGCGACCGGCGCCGCCGCCAGCCCGGAGGTCACGGAGGCGCAGCGCCTTGTGGCGGACGCGCTCCTCAAGAGCGTCGGGGCGGTCGAATGGCTTCCGTCGGAGGATCTGATCGACGCCGTAACGGCGGTCTCGGGCTCCGGCCCGGCCTATGTGTTCCACCTCGTTGAGTGCCTTGCGGAGGCAGGCATCGCCGCGGGCCTGCCTGCAGACCTCGCGCAGCGGCTCGCCCGCGCCACGGTCACGGGAGCGGGTGAACTCCTGTTCCAGAGTGACCTGTCGCCCGCGACGCTGCGCCAGAACGTGACCTCGCCCGGCGGCACGACGGCCGCCGGGCTTCAGGTGCTCATGGCCGATCCGGGCGGCCTGAAGGCGCTGATGCGCGAGACGGTTGCTGCGGCAAAGAGGCGGGCCGAGGAACTGGCGGGCTGACGGGCGCCGTCCGCGACCTACTTAGCAGGGCAGGTTTTTCAACACGATTCGGGAGATTGCCATGGCCATGGACGTATCATCCAAGCGCAAAGCGGTGGTGGAGGCCCTCATGGAGCTGGCCTCCCGGCGGCGGTGGGATGAGATCGAGATCGGCGATCTCGCTGAGGCGACGAACCTCTCCCTCGCCGAGTTCCGGGATCTCTTCCCGTCCAAGGGGGCGGTGCTCGGCGCTTTCTCGCGCCAGATCGACCGCCAGGTCCTCGAAGGCACGACGGAGGATCTCGCCCAGGAGCCGGCGCGGGAACGGATCTTCGACGTGATCATGCGCCGCTTCGATGCCTTGGCTCCCTACAAGGACGCCCTCCGCAACATCGTGCGCGACCTGCGATTCGACCCGCTGGCACTGGCGGCGCTCAACCGCGAGGCGCTGAACTCCCAGCGCTTCATGCTCGCGGCAGCGGGCATTCCCACGGAGGGGCCCTTGGGAACTCTGAAGATCCAGGGGGCGGCTCTCGTTTATGCCAACACGCTGCGGACCTGGCTCGACGATGACGACCCAGCCCTCGCCAAGACCATGGCGCGGCTCGACCGGGAATTGCGGCGCGGCGAGCGGTTCATGGAGCGGGCCGAGGACGTACGCCGTCTCACGGCTCCGTTACGGGCCGCGGGTCGTGCCTTGATGGAAAGCCGCGGCTCGTCGAGAAGCTACACGAAGCGCAAAGGTGACGGCGAGACCAACAACCCGGCCGCCGCGATCTGACCGAAACGGGAAGGGGGCACTCATGGACCATGCGAGCGCGGGATCTGCGCCGATCGCTTTCGAGGATTTTCTGAAGGTCGATATCCGGGTCGGCCGGATCGTCACGGCGGAGCCCTTTCCGCAGGCGCGCAAGCCCGCCTTCAAGCTGACGATCGATTTCGGGCCCGAAATCGGCCTCAAGCGCTCCTCGGCGCAGATCACCGTCAACCACACGCCCGAGGAGCTCGTCGGCAGCCAGGTCCTGGCGGTCGTGAACTTTCCTCCCCGCCAGATCGGACCCTTCATGTCCGAGGTCCTGACCCTCGGCGTTCCGGACGCCAACGGCGATGTGATGCTCATCCGCCCCGACCGGGAGGTCCCGATCGGCGGAAGGCTCTATTGACGGACGAGGTGGTCCAGGGCCTCGTCTTCGACGACGGCGGGCGAGTGCTGCTCGGGCTCAGGGCCGCTCACAAGCGGACCTATCCCCATTGCTGGGATATCTTCGGCGGGCATGTGGAGGCCGGTGAGAGCCTGGAGCAGGCGCTCGTGCGGGAATTTCGCGAGGAGCTCGATATCGCGGTCACGCGCTTTTGCTCCTTGGGCGACGCCATGGAAGAACCGAACCCTGCCGTGAACGGTCACAAGAGGTACCATTCGTATCTCATCGAGGCCTGGACCGGAGAGCTGACGAATGCGGGCGACGAGCACACCGAGATCGCCTGGTTCCCGGTCGCGGATGCGCTGATCCTCGATTCCCTCACGCCGACGGCCCGGCACGCCATCGAGGCGTGGCAGGCAGACGCGTCAGGCCGGTAGGCGGACCGTCGCCCGCAGGCCGCCGAGGGGGCTCTCGCCGAGGGAGATGTCGCCGCCGTGGGAGCGGGCGATGTCGCGGGCGATGGCGAGGCCGAGGCCGGAGCCACCCTCGTCCTGGTTGCGGGCCTCGTCCAGCCGCACGAAGGGCTTGAAGACCTCCTCGCGCAATTCTGGCGGGATGCCGGGTCCGTCGTCGTCCACGTGGATCACCAGCCAGCGGGTCTCGTGGTTGGCGTTGATCTCGATCGTCTCCCCGTGCCGGGCCGCATTGGCCACGAGGTTGAACATGAGGCGCCTGAAGGCGTCCGGCCGCACGATGACGATGGGGTCGCCCACGAGGTCGAGATTCGTCAAATGGCCCTGCCGCTCCGCATCGACCTGGAGGTCTTCGAGCAGGGGGCGCAGATCCGTCGCGACGGCCTGCTCGCCCGCGTCCCCCCGGGCAAAGGCCAGGTAGCCTTCGAGCATTCGGCTCATCTCGTCCACGTCCCTCTTCAGGTCCTCCACCTCGGGCGTCTGCCGCAGCAGGGCGAGGGAGAGCTTGAAGCGGGTCAGGATGGTGCGCAGGTCGTGGCTCACGCCGTTGAGCATGGTCGTGCGCTGCTCGATGTTGCGCTCGATTCGCCGCTTCATTTCGAGGAACGAGTGGCCGGCCTGCCGCACCTCGCGGGCACCCCGGGGGCGGAACTCGATCTCGCGGCCCTTGCCCAGGGCCTCGGCGGCCTCCGCAAGGCGCAGGATCGGGCGGATCTGGTTGCGCAGGAACAGGATCGCGATGCCCATCAGCACCAGGGACGACCCGCCCATCCACACCAGGAAGATGTGCGAGTTCGACGCATAGGCCTGGCTGCGCCGGGTCAGCACCCGCATCACGGTGTTGGAATCGAGCTTGACGCGGATCTCGACGAAGTTCGAGCGCCCGACCGTGTCCATCCAATAGGGACGGTCGATCTGCCGGCGCAGCTCGTCCGACAGGGTCTCGTCGAGGATCGAGAAGAACGGCTTCGGCCCCGGGGCGGCAGGTCCGTGTCGTGGAGGATGTCCACGTCGAGCTGAAGGCGCTCCGAGGCGATCCGCGCGAGGGTGGTCGCATCCCTGTCCTGTGGATAGCTCTCGTAGATGTCGATCAAGGCCGCGATGTCGGAGGTTACGGCCGAGGACAGGCGGCGTGTCACGAGCTGCCAGTGCCGCTCCATGAACACGTAGGCCACCACCGATTGCAGCAGCACGATGGGCGCAATGATGATGATGAGGGAGCGCGCATAGAGACCCTTGGGCAGGATCCGGCCGAGCCAGCGCATGGCGACGTCGAACGGGGAATGCTTCAGGGCCGTGCTGAGCTTCATCGGTCGATCACGAGGCGATAGCCCACGCCGCGCACCGTCTGGAGGAAGATCGGGTTGGCCGGGTCGATCTCGATCTTGCGGCGCAGGCGGTTGATCTGCACGTCGACCGTGCGCTCGTTGGCCGCGATGCCGTTGCCGGCGAGCTCCTCCCGCTGGACGTTGTCGCCGGCCCGGGAGCCGAGGATCGTCAGGATCTCGCGCTCGCGCTCGGTGATGCGCACGAGCTCGTCGCCCCGGCGCAGCTCGCCCCGGTCGAACCGGTACGTGAAGGGGCCGAAGCGCACCATCTCGGGAGTCTCCGAGGAGGCGATCTCGGACGGAACGGCGCGCTTGAGGATGTTGCCGAGGCGCAGGAGCAGCTCGCGCGGCTCGAAGGGCTTCGGTAGATAATCGTCGGCGCCGATCTCGAGCCCCGTGACCCGGTCCGCCGCATCCGCGCGGGCGGTCAGCATCAGGATGGGGATCTGCGATTCCTTGCGCAGGCTACGCGCATAATCGAAGCCGGATTCGCCCGGCATCATCACGTCCAGCACGAGGGCGTCGAACACGAAGCTCTCGGCCTTGGACCGCGCCTCTGCGGCGCTCGCGGCCGTGGTGATGCGGTAGCCGTTCTCGGTCAGGAAGCGGGCCAGGAGATCGCGCAGGCGCCGGTCGTCGTCCACCACGAGGACGTGGGGAGCATGGTCGGGGATATCGATGCGTGCAACTTCCATCGGCTCGGCTTTTATCAGACTTTCTCGGTGCCGAACACGAGGCGCTCCACATGCGCCCGGTCGTCCGGGTCGATCAGGCGCAGGAGATAGCGGGTAACCACGTCCTTGGCATCGGGCTCCAGGTCGGCGAGCGCACGGGCGATGCGCCGCGTCTGCAGACTGGCGAGCTTCTGGGCCAAATCATGGCCCTGGAGCGTGGCATAGAGCAGGCGCTGGCGACGGTCGGACGTGCCGGTCCGGCTCTCGATGAAGCGCTTCTCGATCAGCTCCTTGAGGACCCGGTTCAGGCTCTGCTTGGTGATCCGCAGGATGTCGAGCAGTTCCGCGATGGTCAGGCCCGGCTGGCGGTCGACGAAGTGGAGCACCCGGTGATGGGCGCGCCCGAAGCCGTATTCGCCGAGGATCCGGTCGGGATCGCTCACGAAATCCCGATAGGCGAAGAAGAGCAGCTCGATGAGATCATAGGCGGGCTGCTCGGCGCGGCTGTCGGCGTCTGGCCTGAAGGGTCTGAGAACCGGGATTGCGTCTGGCACCGTCCGTGTCCATTATTTAAGTCAGCGTTGTTGACATATCTCAGGCCGATTGTTACTCGTCAAGGCGCTTCCGCGAAATGAATGAAATTGAAACCACGCGGAACGGCATCGGAAATTGCGCGGCCCCGATGAACCACAGGTCGCCATTCAGGAGAAGACACATGTCCGCTACCCCCTTCGATCAACGTGATGGATGGATCTGGTATGACGGGCAGCTGGTACCGTGGAAGGACGCCAAGGTTCATGTGCTGACCCACGCTCTGCATTATGGCTCCAGCGTCTTCGAGGGCGAGCGCGCCTATGGCGGCGAGATCTTCAAGTCGATTCAACATGCCGAGCGCTTGAAGAAATCGGCCCAGATCCTCGATTTCGAGATTCCCTTCAGCGTGGCCGAGATCGACGCGGCCAAGCGCCTCGTGCTGGAGAAGAACGGTCAGAAGGACGCCTATCTGCGGCCCGTGGCTTGGCGCGGATCCGAGATGATGGGTGTCTCGGCCCAGCACAACAAGATCCACCTGGCCATCGCCAGCTGGGAATGGCCGAGCTATTTCGACCCGGCCCAGAAGATGAAGGGCATCCGCATCGACATGGCGGAATACCGCCGGCCCGATCCGGCGACTGCTCCGTCCACCGCCAAGGCGGCCGGCCTCTACATGATCTGCACGATCTCGAAGCACCGGGCCGAGCGCCGGGGCTACGCGGACGCGCTCATGCTCGACTGGCAGGGCCGCGTGGCGGAGTGCACAGGCGCAAACGTGTTCTTCGTGAAGGACGGCGCGCTCCACACCCCGATTGCCGATTGCTTCCTGGACGGCATCACCCGGCAGACCGTCATCGAGCTCGCCAAGCGGCGCGGCATCGAGGTGGTCGAGCGCCGCATCATGCCCGAGGAGATGGCCGGCTTCAGCGAGTGCTTCATCACCGGCAGCGCCGCCGAGGTGACGCCCGTGGCCGAGATCGCCACCTACACCTTCACGCCCGGTGCTCTCACCAAGACCCTCCTGGAGGATTACGAGGCCGAGGTTCAACCCAAGGCGAAGGCTGCCTGACGTTAAGGCAGCTTGAGGCTCGGCGGCTCTCAGCCGCCCGTGTGCCGGAACGGTCGCGGTCTTGCCGCGGCCGTTCTGTTTATGGGGCCGCCTTTCAAAAATCCTCCGCGTCGGGAATGCGGTTGAAGGCGATCTTGGCGCCCGCATAGCCACCGGGAAGCTCGGCCCAGGGCCCCCAATGCAGCAACCGTCCCTGGTAATGGGCGTTCAGCCGGTCGGCGAGGACGGACAGGTATTCCTGCCGCCGCTTGATCTGGGCCTCTGCGGTGAAATCGAAGAGGTCCTCCGCCCGCTCCCCGGCGCCGACCAGGTCCTGCAGGGTCACATGGACGCTGCGCAGGCGCGTACCCGCAGAGTTCTCACGTTCCGCATGGCCGAAAAGCCGGGAGAGGCTCGCCAGGAGCGAGGGGTCGTCGGCCGTCGGCAAAAACCGCTCCTCGCCGTACCAGCCGGCGCTGTCCCGGTCCGTCAGCCACAGGGCGAGGGTCTTGGCCGAGAAGCCGCCCCGGCGCATCCGGCTCGCCGCCTTGGCGAGGAGCACCCGCGCGCACGCATAGGCTCCGGCCAGGTGCCGCCAGCCCGTCGGGAGCACCCGCCCGTGGCCGAACATCCGCCGCTGGGTCTCCGGCCGCTCCACCTCATAGCCGTGCAGGCCCATCCACAGGCGTTCGCCCTCGACGCTGCCCCAGAGCCGGCGCAGCTCCTTCGGCTGCATCCGCCACAGGGCCGACATGTCGCGGATCCCGGCGCGGGCGAGGCGGTCCGCATTGCCCTTGGCGATGCCCGGAATGTCGGTCAGGGCCAAGGACAGGAGGGGACCGGGCAGGTCCTTCGGGTGAAGGGTCACGAGACCGTCCGGCTTCTCCAACTCGGCGGCAATCTTTGCCAGGAGTTCGTTGGGGCCGAGGCCCACCGAGCAGCTGAGGGTGGTTCCGACCTCGCGGGCGATCGCCCCCTTGACCCTTCGTGCGAGGCCAAGCGCATCGGCCTGCTCGGACGGCATGAGGGCGCAGAGCATCTCGTCGATGGAGCAGATGGCCTTGACGGGAAGCACGGTCTCGATGGCGCGGATGATCTCCCGATGCAGAGCGACGTAGCGCTCGTGCCGGGCCGTCACGAGGACGATGCCGGGGCACAGGCGTCGCGCGTCCCGCACGACGGTGCCGCGCTTGATCCCCACGGCCTTTGCCTCCCGGCTGACCGCGATAAGGCCCGTATGTTCCGAGGCCACCGGCACGACGCCGACGGGCCTACCGCGCAGGTGGGGCTGGAGATGCTGTTCCGCACTGGCGAAGAACGAATCGAAATCGACATAGAGCCGCTCGATGTCCGCGGGTTTGCGCATCCCATCCGTCCTTTCCGGCGTTCGAACAAATCAGGAACACAGGCATTTTCGGGAGTCGAGTCGCAAACCTGTGGATAACGGGGATGGTTTTACCTTTCGAAGACTGATCTTTCTTTGCGTCACATAGGAAAGGGAAATCTTGTTCTCTTCTTGAACGTAGAGGGAACAAAGCGGGTCTTCGGCAGGTCGGGGCGAGTTGTCTCGATCCGGCGAAAGAATGGATTCCGGGGCAAAGAAAGAACGCAAAGTAATCCGCGCGGCCTTTGTCTCGGCCCGAGCGTGGATTCCCGCCGTTCGACTGAGCCTGTCCGTTGCGGCGTGCAAGCTGAGCCGCTCCCGAAGCCGCGAACCTTACCTTAGGTTATGGACGGGGGGCGCAAGACCTTCCTCCTGCCTTCGGGCAGAAGAGAATTCGATGGCGCCGATGTGTCCCGAAGAAGCGTCTTGGAGAACGGCCGTACGGTCTCCACATTCGGGTTGAAGATTGCGTTCCATTGCTTCGCAGGTGCCCCCTCATGCCGCTCCCGTCCGGATCCTTGTCCCGCGCATTGCGGAAGGTCCTCGACCTGATCCTCCTGACGGTCGCGGTCTGCGTGGTGCTC contains:
- a CDS encoding MarR family winged helix-turn-helix transcriptional regulator, translated to MPDAIPVLRPFRPDADSRAEQPAYDLIELLFFAYRDFVSDPDRILGEYGFGRAHHRVLHFVDRQPGLTIAELLDILRITKQSLNRVLKELIEKRFIESRTGTSDRRQRLLYATLQGHDLAQKLASLQTRRIARALADLEPDAKDVVTRYLLRLIDPDDRAHVERLVFGTEKV
- a CDS encoding branched-chain amino acid aminotransferase — encoded protein: MSATPFDQRDGWIWYDGQLVPWKDAKVHVLTHALHYGSSVFEGERAYGGEIFKSIQHAERLKKSAQILDFEIPFSVAEIDAAKRLVLEKNGQKDAYLRPVAWRGSEMMGVSAQHNKIHLAIASWEWPSYFDPAQKMKGIRIDMAEYRRPDPATAPSTAKAAGLYMICTISKHRAERRGYADALMLDWQGRVAECTGANVFFVKDGALHTPIADCFLDGITRQTVIELAKRRGIEVVERRIMPEEMAGFSECFITGSAAEVTPVAEIATYTFTPGALTKTLLEDYEAEVQPKAKAA
- a CDS encoding type VI secretion protein ImpB, yielding MRKPADIERLYVDFDSFFASAEQHLQPHLRGRPVGVVPVASEHTGLIAVSREAKAVGIKRGTVVRDARRLCPGIVLVTARHERYVALHREIIRAIETVLPVKAICSIDEMLCALMPSEQADALGLARRVKGAIAREVGTTLSCSVGLGPNELLAKIAAELEKPDGLVTLHPKDLPGPLLSLALTDIPGIAKGNADRLARAGIRDMSALWRMQPKELRRLWGSVEGERLWMGLHGYEVERPETQRRMFGHGRVLPTGWRHLAGAYACARVLLAKAASRMRRGGFSAKTLALWLTDRDSAGWYGEERFLPTADDPSLLASLSRLFGHAERENSAGTRLRSVHVTLQDLVGAGERAEDLFDFTAEAQIKRRQEYLSVLADRLNAHYQGRLLHWGPWAELPGGYAGAKIAFNRIPDAEDF